A genomic stretch from Hemibagrus wyckioides isolate EC202008001 linkage group LG18, SWU_Hwy_1.0, whole genome shotgun sequence includes:
- the arpc3 gene encoding actin-related protein 2/3 complex subunit 3: protein MPAYHSSLMDDDTKLVGNMALLPLKTQFKGPAPKETKDTDIIDEAIYYFKANVFFKNYEIKNEADRTLIYVTLYISECLKKLQKCSSKGQGEKEMYTLGITNFPIPGEPGFPLNAMYSKPTNRQEEETMRAYLQQIRQETGLRLCDKVFDPQTDKPSKWWVCFVKKQFMNKSLSAPGQ from the exons atgccg gcTTATCATTCCAGTCTAATGGACGACGACACCAAATTGGTGGGAAATATGGCACTTTTGCCCCTCAAAACGCAGTTTAAAGGCCCTGCTCCTAAAGAAA cCAAAGACACAGACATCATCGACGAGGCCATCTACTACTTTAAAGCCAATGTTTTCTTCAAGAATTACGAAATTAAG AACGAGGCAGACCGGACGTTGATCTACGTCACTCTGTACATCTCGGAATGCCTCAAGAAGCTGCAGAAG TGCAGCTCGAAAGGCcagggagagaaggagatgtACACGCTGGGAATCACCAACTTCCCCATTCCAGGAGAGCCGGGATTCCCTCTGAACGCCATGTACTCTAAACCTACCAACAGACAGGAAGAAG AGACCATGAGGGCTTACCTGCAGCAGATTCGTCAGGAAACAGGCCTGAGACTGTGCGATAAAGTGTTCGACCCACAGACAGACAAGCCAAGCAAG TGGTGGGTGTGCTTTGTAAAGAAACAGTTCATGAACAAGagtctctctgctccagggcaaTAA
- the ube2g1b gene encoding ubiquitin-conjugating enzyme E2G 1b, whose amino-acid sequence MTEQSSLLLRKQLAELNKNPVEGFSAGLIDDDDIYQWEVVIIGPADTLFEGGFFKANLTFPHDYPLRPPKLKFITEIWHPNVAKNGDVCISILHEPGEDRFGYEKPEERWLPIHTVETIMISVISMLADPNSDSPANVDAAKEWREDPNGEFKRKVARCVRKSQEMAFD is encoded by the exons ATGACCGAGCAGTCGTCACTTCTTCTTAGAAAACAGTTAGCAG AACTCAATAAGAACCCTGTTGAAGGATTTTCGGCTGGTCTGATCGACGACGATGATATCTATCAGTGGGAGGTTGTGATCATCGGTCCGGCTGATACGTTGTT CGAGGGTGGATTTTTTAAAGCAAACCTCACCTTTCCTCATGACTACCCACTTCGTCCTCCGAAGTTGAAATTTATTACAGAAATCTGGCACCCTAATG TGGCGAAGAATGGAGACGTCTGCATCTCAATCCTCCACGAGCCAGGAGAGGACAGGTTTGGCTACGAGAAGCCTGAAGAGCGCTGGCTGCCGATCCACACTGTCGAGACCATCATGATCAGCGTCATCTCCATGCTGGCTGACCCGAACAGCGACTCGCCGGCTAACGTGGACGCCGCT aAAGAATGGCGAGAGGATCCTAACGGAGAGTTCAAAAGGAAAGTAGCCCGCTGTGTGAGAAAAAGTCAGGAGATGGCATTCGACTAG